The following proteins come from a genomic window of Malus sylvestris chromosome 4, drMalSylv7.2, whole genome shotgun sequence:
- the LOC126619341 gene encoding protein TRIGALACTOSYLDIACYLGLYCEROL 2, chloroplastic isoform X1: protein MIGNSLVQVSTCPTMLSLSRISANSLPYLPSRSPTKATRIRAASAETGHSQQPSSSSEKKNPLAVVLDVPRTIWRQTLRPLSDFGFGRKSIWEGGVGLFLVSGAVLLALSLAWLRGYQLRSKFRKYFAVFEFTEACGISTGTPVRIRGVTVGNVIRVNSSLESIEAVVEVEDDKTVIPRNALIEVNQSGLLMETRIDITPRDPLPNISVGPLHPECGKEGLIVCDRQKMRGHQGVSLDALVGIFTRLGREVEEIGIANTYSLAERVASMIEEAKPLLLKIQAMAEDAQPLLAEFRDSGLLKEVDSLTRSVTQASEDLRRVHSAVMTPENTELIQKSVYSLIFTLKNIENISSDILGFTGDEATRKNLKLLIKSLSRLL, encoded by the exons ATGATAGGGAATTCGTTGGTCCAAGTTTCCACATGCCCCACGATGTTGTCTTTGTCACGCATTTCTGCAAATAGTTTGCCTTATCTTCCTTCAAGATCACCAACAAAAGCAACCCGGATAAGAGCTGCATCGGCAGAGACAGGACATAGCCAACAACCCTCCTCTTCTTCTGAGAAAAAGAATCCACTTGCAGTTGTTTTGGATGTCCCTCGGACTATTTGGAGGCAAACATTACGACCGTTGAGTGACTTTGGGTTTGGTCGTAAAAGTATATGGGAAGGTGGGGTAGGATTGTTTCTAGTTTCGGGTGCAGTTCTCCTTGCACTCAGTTTGGCTTGGTTACGGGGGTATCAATTGAGGTCTAAATTCAGGAAGTACTTTGCTGTGTTTGAGTTCACTGAAGCTTGTGGAATATCCACTGGAACGCCAGTGAGGATTAGAGGGGTCACTGTAGGCAATGTTATCCGTGTTAACTCTTCCTTGGAAAGTATTGAAGCTGTTGTCGAG GTTGAAGATGATAAAACTGTCATACCTCGAAATGCACTGATTGAGGTAAACCAGTCGGGTCTTCTCATGGAAACTAGAATTGACATTACACCTAGAGACCCGCTTCCAAATATTTCAGTTGGGCCTCTTCATCCtgaatgtggcaaagaaggtcTGATTGTATGCGATAGGCAAAAGATGAGAGGACATCAAGGTGTGAGTTTAGATGCATTGGTAGGTATATTTACTCGTCTTGGACGTGAAGTGGAGGAGATTGGTATAGCTAACACTTATTCACTCGCTGAACGAGTTGCTTCCATGATAGAAGAGGCAAAGCCACTGCTATTAAAG ATCCAAGCCATGGCTGAAGATGCTCAACCTTTGCTGGCTGAGTTTCGTGATAGTGGGTTGCTGAAGGAAGTTGATAGTTTGACCAGAAGCGTTACGCAAGCCTCGGAGGATTTGAG AAGGGTGCATTCAGCTGTTATGACTCCTGAGAATACAGAACTGATTCAGAAGTCCGTATACAGTTTGATTTTCACTTTGAAGAATATTGAG AATATAAGCTCTGATATTCTGGG
- the LOC126619341 gene encoding protein TRIGALACTOSYLDIACYLGLYCEROL 2, chloroplastic isoform X2, with protein sequence MIGNSLVQVSTCPTMLSLSRISANSLPYLPSRSPTKATRIRAASAETGHSQQPSSSSEKKNPLAVVLDVPRTIWRQTLRPLSDFGFGRKSIWEGGVGLFLVSGAVLLALSLAWLRGYQLRSKFRKYFAVFEFTEACGISTGTPVRIRGVTVGNVIRVNSSLESIEAVVEVEDDKTVIPRNALIEVNQSGLLMETRIDITPRDPLPNISVGPLHPECGKEGLIVCDRQKMRGHQGVSLDALVGIFTRLGREVEEIGIANTYSLAERVASMIEEAKPLLLK encoded by the exons ATGATAGGGAATTCGTTGGTCCAAGTTTCCACATGCCCCACGATGTTGTCTTTGTCACGCATTTCTGCAAATAGTTTGCCTTATCTTCCTTCAAGATCACCAACAAAAGCAACCCGGATAAGAGCTGCATCGGCAGAGACAGGACATAGCCAACAACCCTCCTCTTCTTCTGAGAAAAAGAATCCACTTGCAGTTGTTTTGGATGTCCCTCGGACTATTTGGAGGCAAACATTACGACCGTTGAGTGACTTTGGGTTTGGTCGTAAAAGTATATGGGAAGGTGGGGTAGGATTGTTTCTAGTTTCGGGTGCAGTTCTCCTTGCACTCAGTTTGGCTTGGTTACGGGGGTATCAATTGAGGTCTAAATTCAGGAAGTACTTTGCTGTGTTTGAGTTCACTGAAGCTTGTGGAATATCCACTGGAACGCCAGTGAGGATTAGAGGGGTCACTGTAGGCAATGTTATCCGTGTTAACTCTTCCTTGGAAAGTATTGAAGCTGTTGTCGAG GTTGAAGATGATAAAACTGTCATACCTCGAAATGCACTGATTGAGGTAAACCAGTCGGGTCTTCTCATGGAAACTAGAATTGACATTACACCTAGAGACCCGCTTCCAAATATTTCAGTTGGGCCTCTTCATCCtgaatgtggcaaagaaggtcTGATTGTATGCGATAGGCAAAAGATGAGAGGACATCAAGGTGTGAGTTTAGATGCATTGGTAGGTATATTTACTCGTCTTGGACGTGAAGTGGAGGAGATTGGTATAGCTAACACTTATTCACTCGCTGAACGAGTTGCTTCCATGATAGAAGAGGCAAAGCCACTGCTATTAAAG TGA